The genomic interval GATCCGGGCCAGATGCCCGTGATCAACCAGAAGCGGAGTCTTGGTGAGCAGATGCGACCTAGCTCCGACAACAGCTGCCGCTGTTCGACGGCGATGGTGAGAATTTCCGACGAGGCGTCGGTCCTGGCACACGACGTTTCCTCCGGACTGCTCCAATGCTGTAGTTTTCGGTTCAAGAAGCCTGCTACTGTCGTACTGGACCAGAATATCCATCTTGCCTGTGGCCAGAGGTAATCCCCACTTGCAGAAAATAGCTGCAACCCAACCCCTGGCCCCCTTTCTCCTTATCGTCGTTTTGTTTGTTTCCATTGCTGTTTCCAGCTATTTCTGTTTCCCGCTGTTCATTTATCAAATCGATCTATTCGACCCTCCGAAATGACCCGACCGTTCACACCCCATGAGACGCCAAGAATCAGAACTTGCCCCAATGCTTGACCAACATGAACAAAGTCACCGACTGAAGGTGTCTCCGCCTCAATCTGCGGACCAAATTTCCCTCATTCAGCAAAGTCGAAGTAAAGAGGTCCGGTGCATCGTTAGCCTGGACATGGCAGCCAAGTGGGCGGCAAAATGGGATGCTAGCTTACAAGATTCTGACGCTTACTTGCCTGTTTACTATGCCTGATCTTCTTATCATTTTTGttgttactattataagttttgtTTCTCGTGAATTCCTATGAGAATACCCTTGAATGAAAGAATAGAGATAATATTAGGAATAGAAATAACAGGAAAGGAGTTAGGGAGGGTACCGATTGAGCGGCAACCGATTTTGTCACCTACTTGGCAGCGTAATGCAGGCCACTGTCGCCTTCGCCCTCAGATTGCGGCATGATGCAGTTCTAGGTCACGGCTCCTTCTCAATGAGGCCTCCTGTCCCTTTCTTCCGCGACACAAGCAGTGTCCAGTGTGTCACGTCTTCAGAAGAAGAAATCTAGTGATTTGCTCCTGAGTGGGGTAGACAACTGAAGGATAGATCTGGACTATCGAGTGGCAAATTCCCGCTGCATGGGCTCGATGCAAAAGTAAGGAGGGAGCTCCAGTTCCTGGTTCAGAAAGAGTCGATGGAATGCTTGAGCGTCCGTCGCTGTGGCTTTCGTGGTCTTGCAGGCTTCGAAGGCGATGACATTTACGCACCAGTCTCATTTGCGTCTGACATCCTCTCTCGCTAGTATTGCTATTGTTATGTCTATTCTTGCCAGCTACAGGAGCCAGCTCATATGGAGGCCGTCGGAGTATCTTCGTTCCTGCTATGCAATCGTGTGCGGAATCTTCTTTGAAGTGGTCATTGATCCCTCGTTGTTCCCTTACTTCGGACCAGTTCTCCCTGCCCCTGCTCTCTGGGGGAGGCCGGTCTCCTCGTAGACGCTCTTGACCACAATAAGGCGATGGTGCCTTCCTCTGTGCATCATGGCCACTCATTCGTGTTGTACAATAGACATCGGACACAAACCAGAGAACCAACGGGATCCTTTGAAGATTTGGGCACGCCACACTCTACGAGCTGCTATACTTGACTACTAAGATGCCTGAAGAAGCCACGCTAAGCACGACGATCATCTCGCGGGACGCCTCAAACACGTCTACTAATGCTGGATGCGAGCCATCTTACAGTACAGTCCTTCTCTACGCCGTGCCTATGATCCAACACTTGCGAGACGGCCTACGGATAGCCATTGACCTCTTGTCATGCTGTCTCGTCACCGTATGTGGTAACGGTTATTGCCCAACAACAAAGGCGAACAACCCTCGAACACTCTTGGCTTTGTAATCTTGCTAACCCCCTGACAATGGCCGCGCCTCAAAGATGCAATCTACAGATCTTCACTCCATGACCAGCACGCTCCTGAAGCGCACCTTATTCGACATCATGCGCTCCACCGCTTCAGGCGCCTCGCTCAACGGGAACTTCTCAATCAGGCACTAGACGTCCTGCTTCCTCGAGAACTCGATCGCGTCCTCCGGATCCCGCGCGTGCCCACTAGGCCATCCATGAACCGAACAGCCGCCCGCGATCAAATGCAACGAGCTGATTTCGATGTTCTCAACCGCCGTGAGCACCAACAACTTGCCGCGCACCCGCGGCGCGCCCGCAAGGGGGCTGATAGCCTTTGCACTCGGCGCCGCCCAGGGCCTTGAGCCTCGCCACGGGGTCCTCGACGCTGCTGTCGATGAAGCACCCGGCGCCCAGCTCAGACGCGAAACCCGCTTTCGCGGCGCCGGAGCTGATGGCCGCGACGCGGTAGCCCATCTTGGTGGCGTACTGCGCGGCGAGGTGGCCTAGGCCGCCGAGGCCTTGGACGGCGACGAGGCTTCCTTGGGGAATCTCCATCTTGCGGATGCCGTTGAAGACGGTGACGCCGGCGCAGAGGAGGGGCGCCGTCTCGGCGGGGTCGAGGTCTGCTGGGACGCGGACGACGGCTTGGGCGCGGAGGGTGACGTATTCTGCGTAGCCTCCGTCGCGGGTGACGCCGTTGATTGGGCCGTTTTGGCAGGATTGGGATTGGCCTAGCTGGCATGTTGCGCAGGTTCTGTCGTGGCCTTGTATGGACGTCAGTTGAGTGTGCTTCAACACGATCTCCCTCCCCAAAGACCCCTCTCATCTCCGGCTTGTTTATAATCCAGAGGTTTCCAGAGAGTACAGACTCGCCTCCATGCCAAGCTCCTCCAACGCGCTCGCCGCCCGGGACGCGGGGATGAACGGGGCCTAATTCGCCTTTTTGCATGCCAACGTCCGAGTGGCAGATGCCGCAGGCGAGCACCTTGACGAGGACCTCGCCTTTCCCTGGCGCCTTGAAGTCTGCCGTCCGGAGTTGCAGAGGGGCGCCTGCCTCCTTGACCTGCCACGCCTTACACGTCTTTGGGAGGGACATTGCTACTGGAGTTAGATGAGGAGATGgtgagggagagagagagagggagagggtaAGTTGGATGTTGTGTTGTCAAGATCTCGTGTGGTTTTTCTGTTCCAATATGTATCTTCTCCTGGAGATGGGTCGCTTATGTAGCCTAGGGTTATGTGAATGTTGCTGAAAGGACAACTGTGGCAACTGCAATACAACTTTTCTCGTGATGTCAACATTTCGATGTTTGGAAAGTGATGCTTCGTAAGAAGGTATCGTTGATTTGTGATCCGGCGATACTGACTAACAGAGGCCGCGCCGAGTGCCCACTTCACGATATTTACGTCTAGTGTCCCCGTTACATCCCTCTCATCGACCGGCTTTTAACAAGATTGTATCTCAATATTGGCTCCTCAAGTAGAGGTCTAGGTTTCTTCAGATCGTTGCCGGAGTTTGTGTCTTACCACGTTGGGGCGCCGTAGCAGGGATGGAGTTGCCGGGGTTATGTCCTACTATGTTGGGCATCGTAGCAGGAATAGGGGTGCCGCGTATGGAGTAACCCGTGAGGCCGTGTCCAGCGGGAAAGAGATGTCTTCTTGGTAAGTTAAAAGCAGAATCAAGTGATGTACGAAAAGGCCGATGCCGAAAAAGGCCGTAACGGCTCCGGCTGGACTGGACGGGGTCGGCTCGGCGCCGACTTGAACCACCAATCA from Colletotrichum lupini chromosome 2, complete sequence carries:
- a CDS encoding alcohol dehydrogenase GroES-like domain-containing protein, which produces MSLPKTCKAWQVKEAGAPLQLRTADFKAPGKGEVLVKVLACGICHSDVGMQKGELGPVHPRVPGGERVGGAWHGGESVLSGNLWIINKPEMRGVFGEGDRHDRTCATCQLGQSQSCQNGPINGVTRDGGYAEYVTLRAQAVVRVPADLDPAETAPLLCAGVTVFNGIRKMEIPQGSLVAVQGLGGLGHLAAQYATKMGYRVAAISSGAAKAGFASELGAGCFIDSSVEDPVARLKALGGAECKGYQPPCGRAAGARQVVGAHGG